TTTCGTTCGAGGATGCGGTGAGGCTCGTGGCCAAGCGCGGCGAACTGATGCAGAACGCCGGACAGCAGAATCCCGGCACGATGGCCGCGATCATCGGCATGGCCGACGACGCGCTCGACGCGCTCCTGGAAGAGGCGAGTGCAAGCGGCATCGTGCAGGCGGCAAACTTCAACTCGCCCGGCCAGATTGTCATCTCCGGCGACGTCGATGCAGTACGCAAGGCGGTCGAACTCGCGTCGTCGAAAGGCGCGCGCATGGCCAAGGAGCTGGTCGTCTCAGGCGCTTTCCACTCGCCGCTGATGAAACCCGCCGAAAAGGAGTTTGCCGAAACGCTCGACACCATCGCGATCCGCGACGCCGAAATTCCGGTCTGCATGAACGTGGTCGCCAAACCGGTCACGGCGGCAACGGAAATCCGCGCGAACCTCATCAGCCAGCTCACCAGCTCGGTGCTCTGGAGCCAGTCGGTGCAGGCGATGGTGGACGCGGGCATCACCGAATTTGTCGAGGTCGGCCCCCAGAAAGTGCTGCAGGGCCTCATTAAAAGAATCAGCAAATCCACTATGTGCTCGGGAGTCGATACCGCCGATCAGGTGGATGCGATGCGCACTCCGGCCTAACCATAGAAAAACGCAAAGAAACGATTATGACCATGTTCACAGGAAAAACCGCCGTCGTCACCGGCGCGGCACGAGGCATCGGCCAGTCGATCGCCCTCGATCTCGCCGCCAAAGGCGCTGATCTTGTTATTGGCGACATCAAGGCGGAGTGGCTGACCGAAACCGAAGAGGCGCTCAAACAGCTCGGCGCAAAAGTGAGCTGCAAGGAGCTCGATGTCACCAGCACCGACGCGTGCCAGAAGGTTTTCGACGAAGTGGCTAAAGAGAATGGCCGCATCGACATTCTCGTCAACAACGCAGGCATCACCCGCGACGGCCTTCTGATGCGTATGAGCGAAGAGGACTGGGACGCCGTGCTGACGGTGAACCTCAAGGGCGTCTTCAACTGCACCAAGGCGGTCACGCGCACCATGATGAAGCAGCGTTCCGGCTCGATCATCAACATCGCCTCGATCATCGGCCTCATGGGCAACGCCGGACAGGCCAACTACGCGGCTTCGAAAGGCGGCGTCATCGCCTTCACCAAGTCGATTGCCAGGGAGCTGGCTTCGCGCAATGTGCGGGCCAACGCTATCGCCCCCGGCTTCATTTCATCGAAAATGACCGACGCCCTCTCCGAAGAGGTGCGCCAGAAGATGCTCGAAGCCATTCCGCTCGGCGTTTTTGGCACGCCCCAGCATGTTGCCGACGCGGTGGCATTTCTCGCCAGCGACCAGTCAGCCTACATCACCGGTCAGGTGCTGAGCGTCAACGGCGGCATGTACATGTAACCGTAACCTTTTGAGAATCAGAGACTTGGCGGAACCTGACCGTTCCGGAAAGTCTCCGGTTCTCCAGCCGGAGCATAGCTTTGCTCAGCTGCTTTTTCTTTTTATATTAGTGAACTTGCTTTTTTTTAATTGTTTCCAACCACAAACCCGGAGAACAGTGCCATGAGCGCAGCCGAAATCAAAGATAAAGTGTACGATATCATCGTCAGCAAGATGGGTGTCAACAAGGATCAGATCAAGCCGGAATCGAAGTTTGCCGATGACCTCGGTGCCGATTCGCTCGATACGGTCGAACTGATCATGGAGCTCGAAAACGAGTTCGGCGTCCAGATTCCTGATGAAGATGCCGAGAAGATCGGTACCGTGCAGCAGGCCATTGACTACATCGTCAACAAGAAAGTAAGCTAAAAGCATTCTCTTCGGGCAGGGCTTGGCCCTGCCTAAAACCAACGTTAAATCTGAACAGATGGATCTGGAAATGAAAAGAGTCGTCGTCACCGGAATCGGGGTTCTGTCGCCAATCGGCCTTTCGGCTGGGGCATTCTGGAACGCCCTCATGGAGGGAAAAAGCGGCGCTGCACCGATCACCTATTTCGATACGACCAATTTCGCGACCACCTTCGCCTGCGAGCTCAAGAATTTCAAGGCCGATGAGTACATCGACCGGAAATCCGCGGATCGCATGGATCCATACTGTCAGTACGGCGTTATCTCTGCCGAACAGGCGCTGAAAGATTCCGGGCTTGACCTGACCGCGATCGATCCGACCAGGATCGGCGTCGTGCACGGCTCGGGCATCGGCGGCATGACGGTCTACGACCAGCAGTTTCGCCAGTATCTGGAACGCGGCCCCCGCAGGGTCAGCCCGTTCTTCATTCCGATGCTCATTCCCGACATCGCCGCCGGACAGATTTCGATCCGCAACGGTCTGATGGGGCCAAACTATGCGACAGCATCCGCCTGCGCGACCTCCCTGCACGCTATCATGGACGCCGTCATGCTCCTGCAGATGGGCATGGCCGACTACATGGTCTGCGGCGGCTCGGAAGCACCGATCACGCAGATGAGCGTGGCTGGCTTCAACTCGGCCAAAGCGCTCTCGACCCGCAACGACGCTCCGACAAAAGCCTCACGCCCGTACGATGTGGATCGCGACGGTTTCGTCATGGGTGAAGGCGCCGGTTCGCTGGTGATCGAAACCTACGAGTCGGCTGTGAAGCGCGGCGCAAAAATCTACGCAGAGATCGTCGGCATGGGCGCGTCTGCCGATGCGTATCACCTCACCGCTCCGCACCCGGAGGGTCTTGGCGCTTGCAGCGCGATGACCACCGCCCTGAACATGGCGGGCATCACCCCGGACAAGATCGACTACATCAACACCCACGGCACCGCCACGCCGCTTGGCGATCTGGCGGAAATCAAGGCAATCAAGAAGGTGTTCGGCGAGCACGCATCAAAACTCAGCATCAGCTCGACCAAGTCGATGACCGGTCACCTGCTTGGTGCGGCGGGCGTGGTCGAATCGATCGCCTGCATCCTTGCGCTGCAGAACCAGACCGTTCCTCCAACCATCAACCTCGACAATGTCGATCCCGAGATCGATGTGGATGTGACGCCGAACGTCCCGAAACAGCGCTCGATTGAGTATGCGCTGAACAACGGTTTCGGATTCGGCGGGCACAACGGCTGCCTGATCTTCAGGAAGGCTCCGGCCGCCTGACCGGGAATGGCTCGACGATGGCGCACCTGTGGCAAAAACTGATGTCACTTCAGTTCCTTCGTTCAGAAGCGTCCGACGGTGCCGGTGAAACTTCGGACGCCAGCTCCGCTGACTTTCTTCTCGACCCACAAACAGCAACGCACCTCGCACGCCTGACCGGGCGTCCGTGCAACCGGCTGATCTACCGCACCGCCCTGACGCATCGCTCCGTCCTGCACGACCACCACAGCGAAGAGCATAAGCCCGAGTCAAACCAGCGCCTCGAATTTCTCGGCGACGCGGTGCTCGACCTGCTGATCTCCGAGCACCTCTTCAAGCAATTTCCCGGAAGTGACGAGGGGCACCTGTCGAGCAACCGGGCCAAAATCGTCAACCGCAAATCCCTTGCGGCATTTGCCCTTGAACTGCAAC
The nucleotide sequence above comes from Chlorobaculum tepidum TLS. Encoded proteins:
- the fabD gene encoding ACP S-malonyltransferase, whose amino-acid sequence is MKAFVFPGQGSQYCGMGRDLYERFPEAQELMDKADSILGFSITNIMFNGSEDELKQTRYTQLAIFLHSFAAATLLGREGVKMAAGHSLGEYTALCFSGAISFEDAVRLVAKRGELMQNAGQQNPGTMAAIIGMADDALDALLEEASASGIVQAANFNSPGQIVISGDVDAVRKAVELASSKGARMAKELVVSGAFHSPLMKPAEKEFAETLDTIAIRDAEIPVCMNVVAKPVTAATEIRANLISQLTSSVLWSQSVQAMVDAGITEFVEVGPQKVLQGLIKRISKSTMCSGVDTADQVDAMRTPA
- the fabG gene encoding 3-oxoacyl-[acyl-carrier-protein] reductase; the protein is MFTGKTAVVTGAARGIGQSIALDLAAKGADLVIGDIKAEWLTETEEALKQLGAKVSCKELDVTSTDACQKVFDEVAKENGRIDILVNNAGITRDGLLMRMSEEDWDAVLTVNLKGVFNCTKAVTRTMMKQRSGSIINIASIIGLMGNAGQANYAASKGGVIAFTKSIARELASRNVRANAIAPGFISSKMTDALSEEVRQKMLEAIPLGVFGTPQHVADAVAFLASDQSAYITGQVLSVNGGMYM
- the acpP gene encoding acyl carrier protein, producing MSAAEIKDKVYDIIVSKMGVNKDQIKPESKFADDLGADSLDTVELIMELENEFGVQIPDEDAEKIGTVQQAIDYIVNKKVS
- the fabF gene encoding beta-ketoacyl-ACP synthase II is translated as MDLEMKRVVVTGIGVLSPIGLSAGAFWNALMEGKSGAAPITYFDTTNFATTFACELKNFKADEYIDRKSADRMDPYCQYGVISAEQALKDSGLDLTAIDPTRIGVVHGSGIGGMTVYDQQFRQYLERGPRRVSPFFIPMLIPDIAAGQISIRNGLMGPNYATASACATSLHAIMDAVMLLQMGMADYMVCGGSEAPITQMSVAGFNSAKALSTRNDAPTKASRPYDVDRDGFVMGEGAGSLVIETYESAVKRGAKIYAEIVGMGASADAYHLTAPHPEGLGACSAMTTALNMAGITPDKIDYINTHGTATPLGDLAEIKAIKKVFGEHASKLSISSTKSMTGHLLGAAGVVESIACILALQNQTVPPTINLDNVDPEIDVDVTPNVPKQRSIEYALNNGFGFGGHNGCLIFRKAPAA